Proteins encoded by one window of Chondromyces crocatus:
- a CDS encoding DUF58 domain-containing protein, which produces MKINFAKLNHALIPTTKEGRDRFRRSLLGRAVVPFAALYNALTDEGRILALVSFLVGGLGLEVQSTEAHLVWCGLTALLFGSIFAQRHYRLDAFRVEVLSAPRVSVGEEILFTVMLRNQGPRDAHALRLVGPFLPWDGRWIGTAPRVPRVPAGGSARLEVRARFIERGEHHLDPFEVAALAPLGLSQGSPVASAGTRFLVVPRIARVQRLSLPLGQRHQPGGVSLASKTGESMDLLGVRPYRPGDPVRQLHARSSARTGTPIVREYQEEHFTRVGVLVDPADADPEQLEALLSLTAGVVAHLSRGEALIDLLVVGDQVHDMTLGRHLGFLEQALDLLACVPSTAATRPTAIDTLLARLSPHLANLSCLVLVTATQRGSALAASLHRTGVRCRTFLVVREPRRTPQQSPRPARHTAAHAAGNPDESEISLRAVNEEALFL; this is translated from the coding sequence GTGAAGATCAACTTCGCCAAGCTCAACCACGCCCTCATCCCGACCACCAAGGAGGGGCGTGATCGCTTCCGCCGGAGCCTCCTCGGCCGCGCGGTGGTCCCCTTCGCCGCGCTGTACAACGCCCTCACCGACGAGGGGCGCATCCTCGCCCTCGTCTCTTTTCTCGTCGGCGGCCTCGGCCTCGAGGTGCAGTCCACCGAGGCGCACCTCGTCTGGTGCGGCCTCACCGCCCTGCTCTTCGGCTCCATCTTCGCGCAGCGCCACTACCGGCTCGACGCCTTCCGCGTCGAGGTCCTCTCCGCGCCGCGCGTCTCCGTGGGCGAAGAGATCCTCTTCACGGTGATGCTCCGCAACCAGGGCCCGCGCGACGCCCACGCCTTGCGCCTCGTGGGCCCCTTCCTCCCCTGGGACGGACGCTGGATCGGCACCGCCCCCCGCGTCCCGCGCGTTCCGGCAGGCGGAAGCGCGCGCCTCGAGGTGCGCGCACGCTTCATCGAGCGCGGCGAGCATCACCTCGACCCCTTCGAGGTCGCCGCCCTGGCCCCCCTCGGCCTGTCACAAGGTAGCCCCGTCGCCTCCGCCGGCACACGCTTCCTCGTCGTCCCTCGCATCGCGCGGGTCCAGCGCCTCTCGCTGCCCCTCGGCCAGCGCCACCAGCCTGGCGGCGTCTCGCTCGCCTCGAAGACCGGCGAGTCCATGGACCTGCTCGGCGTGAGACCGTACCGCCCTGGCGATCCCGTACGCCAGCTCCACGCGCGCAGCTCGGCGCGGACTGGCACCCCGATCGTCCGCGAGTACCAGGAAGAGCACTTCACCCGCGTCGGCGTCCTCGTCGACCCGGCCGACGCCGACCCCGAGCAGCTCGAAGCGCTGCTCTCGCTCACCGCGGGCGTGGTCGCGCATCTGAGCCGAGGAGAAGCCCTCATCGATCTCCTCGTCGTCGGCGACCAGGTGCATGACATGACCCTGGGCCGCCACCTCGGCTTCCTCGAACAAGCCCTGGATCTCCTGGCGTGCGTCCCCTCCACCGCGGCCACGCGCCCGACCGCCATCGACACGCTCCTCGCCCGCCTCTCCCCTCACCTCGCGAACCTCTCTTGCCTCGTCCTCGTCACTGCCACCCAACGTGGAAGCGCCCTCGCCGCGTCCCTCCATCGCACCGGCGTCCGTTGCCGGACCTTCCTCGTCGTCCGTGAACCGCGTCGAACTCCTCAGCAGAGCCCCCGACCCGCTCGACACACCGCCGCGCACGCTGCCGGCAATCCGGACGAGTCGGAGATCTCCCTTCGCGCGGTGAACGAAGAGGCGCTCTTCCTGTGA
- a CDS encoding AAA family ATPase: MSAAPVDALRHALGRVMHGKADVIELLLVAVLGGGHVLVEDVPGVGKTTLAKALARAFRATFTRVQFTPDLLPSDILGAQVLHPKEGTFSFHRGPVFTHVLLADEINRASPRTQSALLEAMSEAQATVDGVTHPLPRPFLVIATQNPVDYQGTYPLPEAQLDRFLLRIGVGYPSPEDELRMIYARQHQDPLTTVEPVASTDDLLALQTEVREVEMKESVGRYLLSVVTATREHPSLALGVSPRGALALFRAAQARAYLAGRRYISPDDVQALTVPVLAHRLTLTTQARYGGLTGAAVAEQIVEATAIPT; encoded by the coding sequence ATGTCCGCCGCCCCCGTGGACGCCCTGCGTCACGCGCTCGGTCGCGTGATGCACGGCAAGGCCGACGTGATCGAGCTGCTCCTCGTCGCCGTGCTCGGTGGCGGCCACGTCCTCGTCGAGGACGTCCCCGGCGTCGGCAAGACCACCCTCGCCAAGGCCCTCGCCCGCGCCTTCCGCGCCACGTTCACGCGCGTCCAGTTCACCCCTGATCTGCTCCCCTCCGACATCCTCGGCGCCCAGGTCCTGCACCCCAAGGAAGGCACCTTCTCGTTCCATCGCGGCCCCGTCTTCACGCACGTCCTGCTCGCCGACGAGATCAACCGCGCCTCCCCGCGCACCCAGTCGGCCTTGCTCGAAGCCATGAGCGAAGCCCAGGCCACCGTCGACGGCGTGACCCACCCCCTTCCTCGCCCCTTCCTGGTCATCGCCACCCAGAACCCCGTCGACTACCAGGGCACCTACCCCCTGCCGGAAGCGCAGCTCGATCGGTTCCTCCTGCGGATCGGCGTCGGCTACCCCTCCCCGGAGGACGAGCTGCGCATGATCTACGCCCGGCAGCACCAGGATCCCCTGACCACCGTGGAGCCCGTGGCCAGCACCGACGACCTCCTCGCCCTGCAGACCGAGGTCCGCGAGGTCGAGATGAAGGAATCCGTGGGGCGCTACCTCCTCTCCGTGGTCACCGCCACCCGCGAGCACCCCTCCCTGGCGCTCGGCGTCAGCCCCCGCGGCGCCCTGGCCCTCTTCCGCGCCGCCCAGGCCCGCGCCTACCTCGCTGGCAGGCGCTACATCAGCCCGGACGACGTCCAGGCCCTCACCGTCCCCGTCCTGGCCCATCGCCTCACCCTCACCACCCAGGCGCGCTACGGAGGGCTCACCGGCGCCGCCGTCGCCGAGCAGATCGTCGAGGCCACCGCCATCCCGACGTGA
- a CDS encoding polymorphic toxin type 44 domain-containing protein: MAPDRSPTLEDLIAAIHSDPPHGMIASVHSAHVNQLRTQWGPWQPDNPLPSIYGLGIGRAIRRFTLLTWPETHRDTLTRYILDPSDEELTYVSQWDHKSTFRRRFGSWTYDAASDRSYRFDLWSNLHLGYVGKASGFPERLLRSGAGATHLITGKIPPGYLERLAERLLELELFPALDDPADQNAIDLGVTLWKRHGANLTQGQLLEAARMATGLATHAGRPSPDAP, translated from the coding sequence ATGGCCCCTGACCGGAGCCCCACGCTCGAAGATCTGATCGCCGCCATCCACAGCGATCCCCCCCACGGGATGATCGCCAGCGTGCACAGCGCTCACGTGAACCAGCTGCGCACGCAGTGGGGCCCCTGGCAACCGGACAACCCGCTGCCGTCCATCTACGGACTCGGCATCGGCCGTGCCATCCGGCGCTTCACGCTCCTCACCTGGCCCGAGACCCACCGCGACACCCTCACCCGGTACATCCTCGATCCGAGCGACGAAGAGCTGACGTACGTCAGCCAGTGGGATCACAAGTCCACCTTCCGGCGCCGCTTCGGCAGCTGGACGTACGACGCCGCGAGCGATCGCTCCTACCGCTTCGACCTCTGGTCCAACCTGCACCTCGGCTACGTCGGCAAGGCGTCTGGCTTCCCCGAGCGTCTGCTCCGCTCGGGCGCGGGCGCAACGCACCTCATCACCGGCAAGATCCCGCCCGGCTACCTCGAGCGCCTCGCCGAGCGCTTGCTCGAACTCGAGCTGTTCCCCGCGCTCGACGACCCGGCCGATCAGAACGCGATCGATCTCGGTGTCACGCTGTGGAAGCGCCATGGCGCGAACCTCACCCAGGGCCAGCTCCTGGAGGCCGCACGGATGGCGACCGGGCTCGCGACGCACGCGGGACGACCTTCACCCGACGCGCCTTGA